One Mycobacterium kubicae genomic window carries:
- a CDS encoding AAA family ATPase has product MRPEVWQVVTSTAPVVLVTGDTGTGKSSVLQSTLAEYASTVVAPPVSVCLFDSGALQVALFEALATVLATAGPGESKWRDLAKRFRHATREAALEVGKALADAVVEEVVEFAKTKLGENAGKGLLKFWKSLKKDTSPDLRRTLRAQSDTNVVRLLMQMSDEVASVVGRDLVITLDEGNRLSDDDQRILASIAAAPARRVRIVIAWSTAEIDSLPGLVRLRKLSVPEIEVAGLSREDIERWLTSVGMAQMTDDIHSLTAGYPLLVEGLVAYLRSGGPLDRYSAPTLFTTCWPTRSRDCRQTPIMLHADCLLSRTRCPRARFRAISALTLSRGVQCAMLLNAKKFSPCPTPTARGSTKHGALTYGALS; this is encoded by the coding sequence ATGCGCCCCGAGGTGTGGCAGGTGGTTACTAGCACCGCGCCCGTTGTGCTCGTCACCGGGGACACCGGCACCGGAAAGTCTTCGGTCCTTCAATCAACTCTCGCGGAGTACGCGAGCACGGTCGTGGCGCCGCCGGTATCAGTGTGCCTTTTCGACAGTGGGGCGCTGCAAGTGGCGCTGTTTGAGGCTTTGGCGACAGTGCTTGCCACTGCGGGACCCGGCGAATCAAAGTGGCGCGATCTGGCGAAGCGCTTTCGGCATGCGACCCGTGAAGCGGCCCTCGAGGTCGGGAAGGCACTCGCGGATGCGGTCGTCGAGGAGGTGGTTGAGTTCGCGAAGACCAAGCTTGGTGAGAACGCCGGCAAGGGATTGCTCAAGTTTTGGAAGTCACTGAAAAAGGACACGAGCCCAGACCTACGACGTACGCTCCGTGCGCAGTCCGACACCAACGTGGTTCGACTGCTAATGCAAATGAGCGACGAAGTCGCCAGCGTTGTTGGTCGAGACCTCGTCATCACCCTGGATGAGGGCAACCGTCTCAGCGATGACGATCAACGAATTCTCGCTTCTATCGCTGCCGCACCGGCGCGTCGCGTTCGGATCGTGATCGCGTGGTCGACTGCGGAAATCGATTCGTTGCCGGGCTTGGTGAGACTCAGAAAGTTGAGCGTGCCGGAGATTGAGGTCGCGGGCTTAAGTCGTGAGGACATCGAACGGTGGCTCACGAGTGTGGGTATGGCACAGATGACCGACGACATTCACTCGCTAACGGCGGGCTACCCGCTATTGGTTGAAGGCCTCGTCGCATACCTGCGAAGCGGCGGCCCCCTCGACCGATACTCAGCACCAACGCTTTTCACGACGTGCTGGCCGACGCGCTCACGCGACTGCCGACAGACGCCCATCATGCTGCACGCAGACTGTCTGCTTTCGCGTACCCGCTGCCCGAGAGCGAGATTCCGGGCTATCTCGGCGTTGACGCTGTCGCGTGGGGTGCAATGCGCAATGCTCTTGAACGCGAAAAAGTTTTCTCCGTGCCCTACCCCGACGGCACGTGGTTCCACGAAACACGGCGCGCTTACCTATGGGGCGCTGTCTTAA
- a CDS encoding TetR/AcrR family transcriptional regulator: MDAHGRDAHQSPTVPVNRLERRKMRTRSALIRAAQQFIAQGKLSVPILEITQAADVGMGSFYNHFDSKEQLFEAAVTDALDNLGALLDGFTASICDPAEAFAANYRLSGRLFRYRPQEAAMLLAHSGSLILSDRGLSPRALRDITAAVERGRFTISDPELGLAIAGGMFVGLAVLLRERPERDADATVDEVTERLLRTLGMTPKQARAICEKPLPDVSTLRDSPANWPTPIASPEPPTR, encoded by the coding sequence ATGGACGCGCACGGACGCGACGCTCACCAGTCGCCTACTGTGCCGGTCAACCGTCTCGAGCGCCGCAAGATGCGCACGCGCAGCGCGCTCATCCGCGCCGCTCAGCAGTTCATCGCGCAGGGCAAACTGAGCGTCCCCATCCTGGAGATCACCCAAGCCGCGGACGTCGGAATGGGGTCCTTCTACAACCACTTCGACAGCAAAGAACAGTTGTTCGAGGCGGCCGTGACCGATGCCCTCGACAACCTTGGCGCCCTACTCGACGGTTTCACCGCATCCATCTGCGACCCGGCCGAGGCCTTCGCCGCGAATTACCGCCTGAGCGGACGACTGTTCCGATACCGCCCGCAGGAAGCGGCGATGCTATTGGCCCACAGCGGGTCCCTCATCCTGTCCGATCGCGGGCTATCCCCGCGGGCGCTGCGTGACATCACCGCGGCGGTCGAACGGGGCCGGTTCACCATCTCCGATCCAGAACTCGGTCTTGCCATCGCAGGCGGGATGTTCGTCGGCTTGGCGGTGCTGCTGCGGGAACGACCCGAGCGCGACGCCGACGCGACAGTCGATGAAGTCACCGAACGTCTGCTGCGAACGTTGGGAATGACCCCCAAGCAAGCCCGGGCGATATGCGAGAAGCCGCTGCCGGACGTGTCGACATTGCGTGACTCGCCCGCGAATTGGCCAACACCGATCGCATCACCCGAGCCGCCCACTCGCTAA
- a CDS encoding fumarylacetoacetate hydrolase family protein, which translates to MTTTVLRTATGWWVQTPTGAAPIHTPANSTGELLADRAAVDAAATAGGTVAIDELQLLSPVTAPCRVIAQMTNFESHVNDSGMDPKTTPLTFFRKSSASITDPFGEIIRPAHVALLDYEVEIGLVVGRDIPLGVRITDANLSDYIAGLVITNDVSARDIQLPQTQFYEAKSYPTFTPVGPALVLVDAAELARFGDLRLRLSVSGEERQNAVVDGDMLYRPLQALQSLTRFQNLAAGDLILTGTPAGTALSAPPKPIEVIGNFLPPAVKWKAFFARQARNPKYLQHGDVVEAAVATDDGAIDLGAQRLTVRHA; encoded by the coding sequence GTGACCACTACCGTCCTTCGCACGGCGACCGGCTGGTGGGTGCAGACGCCCACCGGCGCCGCCCCAATCCACACCCCGGCGAACAGCACTGGCGAATTGCTGGCCGACCGGGCCGCGGTCGACGCGGCGGCTACCGCCGGCGGCACCGTCGCGATCGACGAGCTGCAACTGCTCTCCCCGGTCACCGCGCCATGCCGCGTCATCGCGCAGATGACCAACTTCGAATCGCATGTCAACGATTCGGGTATGGACCCGAAAACCACTCCGCTGACGTTCTTTCGGAAGTCATCGGCCTCCATCACCGATCCCTTCGGCGAGATCATCCGGCCCGCGCATGTAGCGCTGTTGGATTACGAGGTCGAGATCGGTCTGGTCGTCGGAAGAGACATCCCGCTGGGCGTCCGCATCACGGACGCCAACCTGTCCGACTACATAGCCGGCCTGGTGATCACCAACGACGTGTCCGCTCGCGACATCCAGCTTCCCCAAACACAGTTCTACGAGGCCAAGTCGTATCCGACCTTCACGCCGGTCGGGCCCGCGCTGGTGCTCGTCGACGCCGCAGAGCTGGCCCGCTTCGGCGACCTCCGGCTACGACTGAGCGTCAGCGGCGAGGAGCGCCAGAACGCGGTCGTCGACGGGGACATGCTGTATCGACCGCTGCAGGCGCTGCAGTCGCTGACGCGGTTCCAGAACCTGGCCGCCGGTGATCTCATCCTCACCGGGACACCAGCAGGCACCGCGCTGAGCGCGCCCCCGAAACCGATCGAAGTGATCGGCAACTTTCTGCCCCCGGCGGTCAAGTGGAAGGCGTTCTTCGCCCGGCAGGCCAGAAACCCGAAGTACCTGCAGCACGGCGATGTCGTCGAGGCGGCGGTCGCCACCGACGACGGGGCCATCGACCTCGGCGCACAGCGGTTGACGGTGCGGCACGCATGA
- a CDS encoding bifunctional 3-(3-hydroxy-phenyl)propionate/3-hydroxycinnamic acid hydroxylase, producing the protein MTHGLNDVAVEHVPVAVVGGGPTGVTVATLLAQYGVDTLVLDRWPQVYAQPRAVHLDDEVHRVLARLGVAAEFAKISRAAHGLRLVERDLSVLIQFERDTALTRNGFPAASMFDQPELEHLLRRNLARHPHARFRGGVEVLDITTAAAVRPLRLKVRDRSSGAESVITADYVLGCDGANSMVRTAIGATMRNLRFDQRWLVVDITTTVDLNQWEGVHQVCDAGRAGTYMRIGPTRYRWEFALLEHESADDYTTLAALRPLIGPWTRHVADADMQIMRVAEYTFRAQIADRWRHGNLFLLGDAAHLTPPFIGQGLGAGLRDAMNLAWKIAGVHHGDLPPEVLDSYETERRPHARAMITLALNVGRAMTAGGRLGTAIRRLLLPRLHLVPGLRAKVTDSETPPLRRSLLIKRTLFTRRITGRLCPNALLDTGRRLDDELDQGFGLVSTVALTSAQREMVSARGARAVHASAGSELARWLNRHHVKAAVVRPDRTVMIAGRDVTTACRALPLFLLNHPGATSRTPVPPPHRAPRKGIA; encoded by the coding sequence ATGACGCACGGCCTCAACGACGTAGCAGTCGAGCATGTGCCGGTCGCCGTGGTGGGCGGCGGCCCCACCGGGGTCACCGTCGCTACCCTGCTGGCCCAGTACGGGGTGGACACCCTGGTCCTCGACCGGTGGCCGCAGGTCTACGCGCAACCGCGCGCGGTGCACCTCGACGACGAGGTCCATCGTGTGCTGGCGCGGCTTGGCGTTGCCGCGGAGTTCGCCAAGATCTCTCGCGCGGCCCACGGCTTACGGCTCGTCGAGCGCGATTTGTCGGTGCTGATTCAGTTCGAGCGCGATACAGCGTTGACGCGCAACGGTTTTCCGGCGGCCAGCATGTTCGATCAACCAGAGCTCGAGCATCTCCTCCGCCGCAACCTCGCTCGCCATCCGCATGCCCGGTTCCGCGGCGGCGTCGAAGTTCTCGACATCACCACAGCCGCCGCGGTACGCCCGCTGCGACTGAAGGTGCGCGACCGCAGCAGCGGTGCCGAATCGGTGATCACCGCCGACTACGTGCTGGGATGCGACGGCGCCAACAGCATGGTGCGCACCGCGATCGGTGCCACGATGCGCAACCTGAGATTCGATCAGCGCTGGCTGGTGGTCGACATCACTACGACCGTCGACCTGAACCAATGGGAAGGCGTGCACCAAGTGTGCGACGCCGGCCGCGCAGGGACGTACATGCGGATCGGCCCTACGAGGTATCGCTGGGAATTCGCGCTCCTCGAGCACGAATCGGCCGACGACTACACCACCCTGGCCGCGCTTCGGCCGCTGATCGGCCCGTGGACGCGCCACGTCGCCGACGCCGACATGCAGATAATGCGGGTCGCGGAGTACACGTTTCGTGCCCAGATCGCCGACCGCTGGCGCCACGGAAATCTCTTCCTGCTCGGTGACGCCGCCCACCTGACCCCGCCGTTCATCGGCCAGGGCCTGGGTGCGGGACTGCGCGATGCGATGAATCTGGCCTGGAAGATCGCCGGGGTGCACCACGGTGATCTACCACCGGAGGTGCTCGACAGCTACGAGACCGAGCGCCGGCCCCATGCCCGCGCCATGATCACCCTCGCGCTCAACGTCGGACGCGCGATGACCGCCGGCGGCCGGCTCGGCACCGCGATACGACGACTGCTGCTGCCCAGGCTGCACCTGGTGCCCGGTCTGCGCGCCAAGGTCACCGACTCCGAAACCCCGCCGCTGCGGCGCTCACTCCTGATCAAGCGCACCCTGTTCACTCGCCGCATCACCGGACGTCTCTGCCCTAATGCGTTGCTCGACACGGGCCGTCGCCTCGACGACGAGCTGGACCAAGGATTCGGATTGGTGTCGACGGTCGCACTGACGTCCGCGCAGCGCGAGATGGTGTCTGCGCGCGGTGCCCGCGCCGTACACGCCTCTGCCGGGTCCGAATTGGCCCGCTGGCTGAACCGCCACCACGTCAAGGCTGCGGTGGTGCGACCCGACCGCACCGTGATGATCGCCGGCCGTGACGTCACCACAGCGTGCCGGGCCCTGCCGCTGTTCCTGCTGAACCATCCGGGGGCCACCTCGCGGACGCCGGTGCCCCCTCCGCATCGCGCCCCCCGGAAAGGGATCGCGTGA
- a CDS encoding VOC family protein has translation MTDVVTPVVDGHKNLHGERGALRGEHPGRSGDPIIRVADIAWLEFDKPDLMRAEAFARAFGFGIALRDPAQLHLRGTKAGGPCVILRRGQRMRFSGLAFRAAEEIDVLRLADKTGVPVHRLPESVGGVAVQLTDPSGVAVKVVTGLHELPAQPDQPPQVSNVGSVDGRINATVRPPRVPARVQRLGHVVLQSTTYLRTLNWYLDTFGMIVSDFLFFPGQRARGPAMSFIRCDRGATPADHHTLALALGPANRYVHSAYEVSDLDALAAGGEYLKDRGYYRSWGIGRHIQGSQLFDYWRDPDGFLVEHFADGDMFDNTLEPGWSPFTASGLAQWGPPATRDFLDASPRAARHQVTAMLTALRGDNEIDLNRLIGLLKVATS, from the coding sequence ATGACGGATGTAGTGACCCCGGTGGTCGACGGACACAAGAATCTCCACGGTGAACGGGGAGCGCTGCGCGGCGAACACCCCGGCCGGTCGGGCGATCCGATCATTCGGGTCGCCGATATAGCGTGGCTGGAGTTCGACAAGCCCGACCTCATGCGGGCTGAGGCATTCGCCCGCGCCTTCGGCTTCGGCATCGCCCTGCGCGATCCGGCCCAGCTTCATCTGAGAGGCACCAAGGCTGGGGGTCCGTGCGTCATTCTGCGCCGCGGCCAGCGGATGCGCTTCAGCGGCTTGGCATTTCGCGCCGCGGAGGAAATCGACGTTTTGCGTCTGGCCGATAAGACCGGAGTCCCGGTGCACCGGCTTCCTGAGTCGGTCGGGGGTGTCGCGGTGCAGTTGACCGACCCGAGCGGCGTGGCGGTCAAGGTCGTCACCGGGCTTCACGAGTTGCCGGCCCAGCCCGATCAGCCCCCGCAAGTGAGCAACGTCGGCTCAGTCGACGGGCGCATCAACGCCACAGTCCGGCCGCCGCGGGTTCCTGCCCGCGTGCAGCGTCTGGGGCACGTGGTGCTGCAGTCCACCACGTACCTGCGAACTCTGAACTGGTATCTGGACACCTTCGGGATGATCGTCAGCGACTTCCTGTTCTTCCCGGGGCAGCGTGCCCGTGGTCCGGCGATGAGTTTCATCCGCTGCGACCGCGGCGCAACCCCGGCCGACCATCACACGTTGGCACTGGCTCTGGGCCCGGCCAACCGCTACGTCCACTCTGCCTACGAAGTCAGCGATCTCGACGCGCTGGCCGCCGGCGGCGAATACCTCAAGGACCGCGGCTACTACCGGTCCTGGGGTATCGGCCGCCACATCCAGGGCAGCCAACTCTTCGACTATTGGCGCGATCCCGACGGCTTCCTGGTCGAGCACTTCGCCGACGGCGACATGTTCGACAACACCCTCGAACCCGGCTGGTCGCCCTTCACCGCGAGCGGCCTCGCGCAATGGGGCCCGCCCGCCACAAGGGACTTCCTCGACGCCAGCCCACGCGCCGCGCGCCATCAGGTGACCGCAATGCTCACCGCCCTGCGCGGCGACAACGAAATCGACCTCAACCGCCTCATCGGCCTGCTGAAAGTAGCGACGTCGTGA
- a CDS encoding ImmA/IrrE family metallo-endopeptidase yields MATQFEPDWAEPPGSLIKTELDALEYSQSDVAARANVSTKHFNQLLNGHVPLSPDIAISLERVLGIPAEITLRMDATWQAERVRRASSSVLAGLSRWIDKFPREALRKYQIIDFQKAVEERADELLRFFRVADEKSFDRIWLAPQVNYRRSQKFTVDPYATALWRRLAEVKAEALVPSARAYDAVKLRRAAERIPPLTQMDLRRGFQNAIDILADAGVLLVFIPEIDGTRISGATWWLTPSHPIIALTGRYRFVDTFWFTMVHEIAHVLLHPKRVTFMHFDRKGSVSDDQDRQETAADSFAADTFLTDKQRCALVLLTTVADVEEFAAKTKLSVGVVAGQYAHCTGNWSRFGKMRESVDIAAAIAH; encoded by the coding sequence GTGGCGACTCAATTCGAACCGGATTGGGCCGAGCCGCCGGGTTCACTCATCAAGACTGAACTCGACGCTCTCGAATATTCTCAATCTGATGTGGCGGCACGCGCGAATGTGAGCACCAAGCATTTCAATCAATTGCTAAACGGACATGTTCCACTATCGCCCGATATTGCAATATCTTTAGAGCGTGTCTTGGGAATTCCGGCGGAGATTACGTTGCGAATGGACGCCACCTGGCAGGCGGAGAGGGTACGGCGCGCATCGTCTTCTGTTCTGGCGGGATTGAGTCGATGGATCGATAAATTTCCTCGCGAAGCGCTTCGAAAGTATCAAATAATAGATTTTCAGAAGGCGGTCGAGGAGCGCGCAGACGAGCTCTTGCGCTTCTTCCGCGTGGCCGATGAGAAATCGTTCGACAGGATCTGGCTAGCGCCGCAAGTGAATTATCGTCGAAGCCAGAAGTTCACCGTCGACCCCTATGCGACAGCGTTGTGGCGCCGTCTCGCCGAGGTAAAGGCGGAAGCTCTGGTACCCTCCGCGAGGGCCTACGATGCGGTGAAATTAAGACGCGCCGCCGAGCGGATACCACCGCTGACTCAAATGGACTTGCGACGCGGTTTCCAAAACGCGATCGACATTCTCGCCGATGCCGGAGTGTTACTAGTCTTTATTCCTGAAATTGACGGTACGCGAATATCGGGTGCGACGTGGTGGCTCACTCCTTCTCATCCCATCATTGCGTTAACCGGGCGGTATCGCTTCGTCGATACATTTTGGTTCACAATGGTTCATGAAATTGCTCATGTATTACTGCATCCGAAAAGGGTGACATTTATGCATTTTGATCGAAAGGGGTCTGTTTCCGATGACCAGGACCGGCAGGAGACTGCGGCCGACTCGTTTGCGGCCGATACATTCTTAACCGATAAGCAGCGCTGCGCGTTGGTGCTGTTGACGACGGTTGCCGATGTTGAAGAATTCGCTGCGAAGACGAAGTTGTCCGTTGGGGTGGTAGCGGGTCAGTATGCCCACTGCACGGGAAACTGGTCGCGCTTCGGGAAAATGAGGGAATCCGTAGACATCGCCGCAGCGATCGCTCATTAG
- a CDS encoding cytochrome P450, translating into MFRHPTDVPVYRPDIYTTSAILDPYRHYCAMRELGPVVWLPRHRLYGLPRYAECKATLRDDGVYLSGHGVAANAIANRLSRGTTLNSDGADHDRRRKLVAHRLMPRALRALGDDVDVQARSLVQRAVHRGSVDAVTDLATALPLAVVPDMVGWPRDGRAHLLDWAAATFDILGPLNRQAVRAVPRSLQMLRFARRVVRERDVLPGSMAHELLSAVDEGTLTVEEVPPLLIDYLGPSLDTTISAISSAIYLFATHPDQWQLLKEEPSLLPNAVNEVVRFESPLRAFTRKALRDNEINGTQIPAGARVLVLYASANRDEREWKHPHLFDIRNDAGRHVGFGNGAHACAGQGLARLETTAMLKALIDLVDRIEITAEPTWVINNVIHRHKQLPVRLVANSAQR; encoded by the coding sequence ATGTTTCGTCATCCCACGGACGTGCCGGTGTACCGGCCGGACATCTACACCACCTCGGCGATCCTCGATCCCTACCGGCACTACTGCGCCATGCGGGAGCTCGGACCCGTCGTATGGCTGCCCCGCCACCGCCTCTACGGCCTGCCGCGCTACGCCGAGTGCAAGGCCACCCTGCGCGACGACGGCGTCTACCTGTCCGGACACGGTGTCGCGGCCAATGCCATCGCCAACCGACTGTCGCGCGGGACCACACTCAACAGTGACGGCGCTGACCACGACCGACGCCGCAAACTCGTCGCGCACCGATTGATGCCCCGCGCGCTGCGCGCTCTCGGCGACGACGTCGACGTACAGGCTCGCTCCCTCGTCCAGCGCGCCGTGCACCGCGGCAGTGTCGATGCGGTGACCGACCTGGCCACTGCTCTCCCGCTGGCCGTGGTTCCCGACATGGTCGGGTGGCCCCGCGACGGTCGCGCTCACCTGCTGGATTGGGCCGCAGCGACTTTCGACATCCTCGGGCCGCTGAACCGGCAGGCCGTCAGAGCCGTGCCGCGCAGTCTGCAGATGCTGCGCTTCGCGCGTCGCGTCGTCCGCGAGCGTGACGTGCTGCCCGGCAGCATGGCGCACGAACTGCTCAGCGCCGTTGACGAGGGCACCCTGACCGTCGAGGAAGTGCCGCCACTGCTGATCGACTACCTCGGCCCGTCGCTGGACACCACGATCAGCGCCATCTCCAGCGCCATCTACCTGTTCGCCACCCACCCCGACCAGTGGCAGCTCCTCAAAGAGGAACCCTCGCTGCTTCCCAACGCCGTCAACGAAGTGGTGCGCTTCGAGTCGCCGCTACGCGCCTTCACCCGAAAAGCGCTGCGCGACAATGAGATCAATGGTACGCAGATACCGGCAGGTGCCCGGGTGCTCGTCCTCTATGCTTCGGCCAACCGTGACGAACGCGAGTGGAAACACCCCCACCTCTTCGACATCCGCAATGACGCTGGGCGTCACGTCGGTTTCGGTAACGGTGCCCACGCCTGTGCCGGTCAAGGCCTTGCTCGTCTGGAGACCACCGCGATGCTCAAAGCGCTCATCGATCTCGTCGACCGCATCGAGATCACCGCCGAACCCACGTGGGTTATCAACAACGTCATTCACCGCCACAAACAGCTTCCGGTGCGGCTCGTCGCCAATAGCGCGCAGCGGTAG
- a CDS encoding ThiF family adenylyltransferase, with amino-acid sequence MSGDDRTPTTLPLRASARLSVAMTGSVHKVMREHLLRSDGQEDVLAATFVPSTGVQRMTALVNRVIMPRDGERLVHGNASFTSAYVLRAAAQARADNAGLVLLHSHPRGRGWQGMSIVDHDTEADYERVARAYTGLPLVGMTLAGDDTWSARIWFDRAQPRWAESVRSVSDRLVVCWNDDLRPPPPPTGSQQRTVSAWGDRMQASIARLRVLVVGTGSVGLDVAQRLAATGLLEVGVMDFDAVESVNLDRMIGATRLDAALGRAKVDVAERLMTSAATAENFTPVKHETSVSDPVGLRSALDYDVIFSCVDRPWPRAVLNLIAYSDLVPVIDGGIALDTFDDGRLRGGVWRAHTLVPNRPCMVCIGQLDLGELALDRRGLLDDPSYIERAGRPAPARQNVAVLSASVSAALLAQFVSLAAHPGGRGVPAPLRYILAAHHLEHSTAERGEHCVYESETATGNRRPILTASQDSWRRIVAERRDRKPNPFLRLVDSAESAMRRATNYVLARRPRR; translated from the coding sequence ATGAGCGGCGACGACCGGACTCCAACTACCCTCCCGCTGCGCGCGTCCGCGCGGCTGTCGGTGGCTATGACAGGCTCGGTGCACAAGGTTATGCGTGAGCACCTGCTGCGCTCCGACGGCCAGGAAGACGTGCTCGCCGCAACCTTCGTGCCCTCCACGGGCGTGCAGCGCATGACCGCGTTGGTGAACCGCGTGATCATGCCCCGCGATGGTGAACGCCTTGTCCACGGCAACGCGTCGTTCACGAGCGCCTATGTGCTGCGGGCCGCAGCTCAGGCGCGCGCCGACAACGCCGGGCTCGTACTGCTGCACTCGCACCCGAGGGGTCGCGGATGGCAAGGCATGAGCATCGTCGACCACGACACTGAAGCCGACTACGAGCGCGTCGCCCGCGCCTACACAGGTCTGCCGCTGGTCGGTATGACACTCGCCGGCGACGACACCTGGTCGGCACGCATCTGGTTCGACCGCGCCCAGCCGCGCTGGGCTGAGTCGGTGCGGTCCGTGTCCGACCGGCTCGTCGTCTGCTGGAACGACGACCTGCGCCCGCCCCCGCCGCCGACCGGTTCGCAGCAACGCACGGTGTCAGCGTGGGGAGACCGCATGCAGGCGTCGATCGCGCGCCTGCGCGTGCTTGTCGTCGGAACCGGCAGCGTGGGCCTCGATGTGGCCCAGCGTCTCGCAGCGACCGGGCTCCTCGAGGTCGGCGTGATGGATTTCGATGCCGTTGAATCCGTCAACTTGGATCGCATGATCGGCGCGACACGTCTCGACGCCGCCCTGGGCAGGGCCAAGGTCGACGTCGCCGAGCGGCTGATGACGTCGGCCGCGACGGCCGAGAACTTCACGCCAGTGAAGCACGAGACAAGTGTCAGCGATCCCGTCGGACTGCGGAGCGCGTTGGACTACGACGTGATCTTCTCCTGCGTGGACCGGCCCTGGCCGCGGGCGGTGCTCAATCTGATTGCCTACAGCGACCTCGTACCAGTGATTGACGGCGGCATCGCTCTCGACACGTTTGACGACGGTCGGCTCCGTGGAGGGGTCTGGCGCGCCCACACTCTGGTGCCGAACCGCCCTTGCATGGTCTGCATCGGCCAGCTTGATCTGGGCGAGCTCGCCCTGGACCGACGGGGCTTGCTCGACGATCCCTCTTATATCGAGCGGGCGGGCCGGCCGGCACCCGCCCGTCAGAATGTCGCCGTCCTTTCGGCGAGCGTGAGCGCGGCGCTACTCGCCCAGTTCGTGAGCCTCGCGGCCCACCCCGGAGGACGCGGTGTCCCCGCACCGCTGCGCTACATCCTCGCCGCACACCACCTCGAACACTCGACCGCGGAACGCGGTGAGCACTGCGTTTACGAATCCGAGACCGCAACCGGCAACCGGCGACCCATCCTGACCGCGAGTCAGGACAGCTGGCGACGGATCGTTGCCGAGCGCAGGGACCGAAAACCGAACCCGTTTCTGCGACTTGTTGATTCAGCCGAGTCTGCGATGCGACGCGCCACCAACTATGTGCTTGCTCGGCGACCGCGCCGTTGA
- a CDS encoding toll/interleukin-1 receptor domain-containing protein: MAHSKDFFISYNKANRAWAEWIAWVLEAEGYRTVVQDWDFKPGGNFVVEMDTATKECARTIAVLSQDYLDAEFTVPEWAAQFATDPKGLNRRLVPVRVDSCDIEGLLGQVIYCDLVGLDEEASRKRLLSQLSPGRTKPAVAPPFPGASSGTPFPIPKQPSSSSKRALWRPLAKPIHPQWRGDTMHGGYSRSTLELHSIPIDQQTLEARSLRELANALPALGRQSGLFDQTEAVEAGAAEDRAEAHATGAQGWRGSKGIAVERDRGVSSWLPLPHGSLGSVFDEEDVSNRLVAALALHASTGLHEEGEVALALSIEPISMLMVGRAGEVETRSSAQLLYTMAPKSALRIEPTDSVPVSALGARAAEIAHELTARLVLRLAAIR, encoded by the coding sequence GTGGCGCATTCAAAAGACTTCTTCATCAGCTATAACAAGGCGAACCGTGCTTGGGCTGAGTGGATCGCGTGGGTGCTTGAAGCCGAAGGGTATAGGACGGTAGTCCAGGACTGGGATTTCAAGCCCGGCGGTAATTTTGTCGTGGAGATGGACACCGCCACTAAAGAGTGCGCGCGGACGATTGCGGTCCTGTCGCAGGATTATCTAGATGCCGAATTCACCGTGCCGGAATGGGCAGCGCAGTTCGCAACTGATCCGAAAGGTCTCAACCGCAGGCTTGTTCCGGTGCGCGTGGACTCCTGTGACATCGAGGGCCTGCTCGGCCAGGTCATCTACTGTGATCTCGTTGGCCTCGATGAGGAAGCTTCGCGAAAGCGTCTATTGTCGCAGCTGAGCCCGGGGCGTACGAAACCCGCTGTCGCACCGCCATTTCCAGGTGCCTCAAGTGGCACACCCTTCCCCATTCCGAAACAGCCGAGTAGCTCAAGCAAACGAGCGCTCTGGAGACCTCTGGCTAAGCCGATTCATCCCCAATGGAGGGGAGACACCATGCACGGTGGATACTCGCGATCGACGCTTGAGCTGCACAGCATCCCAATCGATCAACAGACCCTCGAGGCTCGGTCACTACGGGAGTTGGCCAACGCCCTGCCAGCACTCGGTCGACAAAGCGGGTTGTTCGACCAAACGGAAGCTGTCGAAGCTGGTGCAGCAGAGGACCGTGCTGAAGCACATGCAACCGGTGCCCAGGGCTGGCGTGGCTCAAAAGGGATTGCCGTTGAGAGAGATCGGGGTGTGAGCAGTTGGCTCCCGTTGCCACACGGAAGCCTCGGGTCGGTCTTCGACGAGGAAGACGTAAGTAATCGCCTGGTCGCCGCATTGGCACTGCACGCAAGCACGGGTCTGCACGAAGAAGGGGAAGTGGCGCTGGCACTTTCGATCGAGCCGATCAGCATGTTAATGGTAGGACGGGCGGGTGAAGTTGAGACGCGTTCCTCTGCGCAATTGCTCTACACGATGGCGCCAAAGTCGGCACTCCGCATAGAACCGACCGATTCAGTCCCCGTCTCCGCGCTGGGGGCTCGCGCGGCGGAGATCGCGCACGAACTGACGGCCAGGCTGGTGCTACGTCTAGCCGCGATTCGCTGA